Proteins from one Salvelinus sp. IW2-2015 linkage group LG32, ASM291031v2, whole genome shotgun sequence genomic window:
- the ftr66 gene encoding E3 ubiquitin/ISG15 ligase TRIM25 yields MAQTGPLDREQLCCSICLEILKEPVALPCGHRYCMGCIRACWGEDDSSYIFSCPQCRQTFTPRPILKRNTILAEMVEKLNTGGLQAAPSGQRCRYAGDVXCDICLGGQIKATRSCLVCLASYCAAHLHTHNKSPALKKHTLVEATMPLQGRICSHHDRLLEIYCRTDQQCVCLLCVMDEHRSHATVSAAAESTKKRRQLGKTRKKSKLRMQAKENELLDLRQALQSLKHSAQTAVEDSQNIFTGLICSIERRCCEVRELIRAQEKTAVSQTEGLILRLELEVAELRKKDCELEQLSHTEDHIYFLQNCQSISKSTELTDTPRITVVPLVDFGQVRASVSALQKRLEDLFKGEWPKISRAAGTVKLLQCSEPRIRPEFLYYSCQLTLDPRTAHRDLSVSEENKVVTVRARDHSCLEHPERFDHWSQVLCTEALSGRCYWEAEWSGSGINMAVAYKEMTRRGEGNNSHFGRNDKSWSLFCSRKGCTIWHNNVATRIPTSTSSRIGVYLDHRAGSLCFYSVSDTMTLLHRVQTTFTQPLYLGFEFMCFGVFVKLCQME; encoded by the exons ATGGCACAAACAGGTCCTCTGGATAGAGAGCAATTGTGCTGCTCAATTTGTCTGGAGATACTGAAGGAGCCAGTAGCTCTTCCCTGTGGACACCGCTACTGTATGGGCTGTATCAGGGCCTGCTGGGGTGAAGATGACTCCTCTTACATCTTCAGCTGTCCTCAATGCAGACAGACCTTCACTCCAAGACCAATTCTGAAGAGAAACACCATTTTGGCTGAGATGGTGGAGAAACTGAATACAGGAGGACTCCAAGCTGCACCCTCTGGTCAACGCTGCCGGTATGCTGGAGATGTGGRGTGTGATATCTGCCTCGGTGGTCAGATCAAAGCCACCAGATCCTGCTTGGTGTGTCTGGCCTCTTACTGTGCAGCTCACCTCCACACTCACAACAAATCTCCTGCCCTTAAGAAGCATACCCTGGTTGAAGCCACCATGCCACTGCAGGGGCGGATCTGCTCTCATCACGATAGACTACTGGAGATCTACTGTCGTACTGAtcagcagtgtgtctgtctgctgtgtgtgatgGATGAACACAGGAGCCATGCTACCGTCTCAGCTGCAGCAGAAAGCACCAAGAAACGG AGGCAGCTGGGGAAGACGAGGAAGAAATCCAAACTGAGAATGCAAGCCAAAGAAAACGAACTGCTGGATCTGAGACAGGCTCTGCAGTCACTAAAG CACTCTGCACAGACAGCAGTGGAGGACAGCCAGAAYATCTTTACTGGGCTGATCTGCTCCATAGAGAGAAGGTGCTGTGAGGTGAGAGAGCTGATCAGGGCCCAGGAGAAGACTGCAGTGAGTCAGACTGAAGGGCTCATACTGAGACTGGAGCTGGAGGTGGCTGAGCTGAGGAAGAAAGACTGTGAGCTGGAGCAGCTTTCACACACAGAGGATCATATCTATTTTCTACAG AACTGCCAGTCAATCTCTAAATCGACTGAACTCACAGACACACCCAGAATCACAGTGGTTCCTCTGGTGGATTTTGGTCAAGTTCGAGCCTCGGTATCAGCACTCCAGAAGAGATTGGAGGACCTGTTCAAAGGGGAATGGCCCAAAATATCCAGGGCAG CGGGCACAGTGAAACTCCTGCAGTGTTCAGAGCCCCGGATCAGACCAGAGTTCTTATACT ATTCCTGTCAGCTCACACTGGACCCCCGGACAGCCCACAGGGACCTGAGTGTGTCTGAGGAGAACAAGGTGGTGACAGTGAGGGCCAGGGACCACTCCTGCCTGGAGCACCCAGAGAGGTTTGATCACTGGAGCCAGGTGCTGTGTACTGAGGCCCTGTCAGGGCGCTGCTACTGGGAAGCCGAGTGGAGCGGGAGTGGCATCAATATGGCTGTGGCGTACAAAGAGAtgaccaggagaggagagggcaacaACTCCCACTTTGGACgcaatgacaagtcctggagttTGTTCTGTTCCAGAAAAGGTTGTACCATCTGGCACAATAACGTGGCCACTAGAATACCCACTTCAACCTCCTCTAGGATAGGAGTGTACCTGGATCACAGGGCAGGAAGTCTGTGTTTCTACAGCGTCTCTGACACAATGACCCTGCTCCATAGAGTCCAAACCACATTCACTCAGCCCCTCTATCTTGGCTTTGAGTTTATGTGTTTCGGAGTCTTCGTTAAATTGTGCCAGATGGAATGA
- the myadmb gene encoding myeloid-associated differentiation marker homolog, protein MSIVVVHSNPLFWVRLCALVFSCVAFAVTIHGADLKHGTGDWCVFCWAFSFAGTLLVLLVELFGLQTRAPVSWKNFPITFACYASLLCLSASIIFPLYFLKGQTSRNETHNYRIVATVFSCLATIAYMSEVSISKARPGEVAGYMATAPGLLKVCETFVACVIFVFISDPVSYNSHDALRWCLAVYCICFILSAAIIVLCICECTGCLPFPFARFLSAYALLAVIMYLSATIIWPIFTFDRKHGGTSSRPTFCGNSQGLCAWDKQMAVAVLTAVNFVLYLADLIYSARLVFITV, encoded by the coding sequence ATGTCGATAGTGGTGGTGCACTCCAACCCCCTGTTCTGGGTGCGTTTGTGTGCTCTGGTCTTCTCCTGTGTGGCTTTTGCTGTGACCATCCATGGGGCCGACCTCAAGCACGGTACAGgggactggtgtgtgttctgcTGGGCCTTCAGTTTCGCTGGGACCCTGCTGGTGTTGCTGGTAGAGCTGTTTGGCCTGCAGACCCGTGCCCCCGTCTCCTGGAAAAACTTCCCCATCACCTTCGCCTGCTATGCCTCCCTGCTCTGCCTCTCCGCCTCAATCATCTTCCCCCTCTATTTCCTCAAGGGCCAGACCTCCCGCAACGAGACTCATAACTACCGCATCGTGGCCACCGTCTTCTCCTGCCTGGCCACCATCGCTTACATGAGTGAGGTGAGCATCAGCAAAGCCCGGCCAGGTGAGGTAGCAGGTTACATGGCCACTGCCCCGGGTCTGCTGAAAGTGTGTGAAACCTTCGTGGCCTGCGTCATCTTTGTCTTCATCAGCGACCCGGTGTCCTACAACTCTCACGATGCACTGAGGTGGTGCCTGGCCGTCTACTGCATCTGTTTCATCCTGTCGGCGGCCATCATTGTGCTGTGTATCTGCGAGTGCACCGGCTGCCTGCCTTTCCCCTTCGCCCGCTTCCTGTCTGCCTACGCCCTACTCGCTGTCATCATGTACCTCTCCGCTACCATCATCTGGCCCATTTTTACATTTGACAGGAAGCACGGGGGCACTTCCTCCAGGCCCACTTTCTGTGGTAACAGTCAAGGGCTGTGTGCATGGGACAAGCAGATGGCTGTGGCTGTGCTCACTGCAGTCAACTTTGTGCTCTACCTGGCAGACCTGATCTACTCTGCCCGACTGGTGTTTATTACTGTGTGA